In Fluviicola taffensis DSM 16823, the following are encoded in one genomic region:
- a CDS encoding pyridoxamine 5'-phosphate oxidase family protein — protein sequence MAAEHNAAATKPIEPKVNELIGSRKSIILATVDAEGNPTSSYAPFARSGNKFYILVSFMARHTKNLKEVGKVSAMFVEDESETNQIYARHRLTLDVSTKEIARDTPEWEEGVSKLQAAHGKILDILVGMQDFIMIELTTIKGAYVNGFGSAYFVDENLEILQHRNDINHQPVEKSSN from the coding sequence ATGGCAGCAGAACACAACGCAGCAGCAACAAAACCAATTGAGCCGAAAGTAAATGAACTTATTGGATCACGTAAATCAATCATTCTTGCAACAGTAGATGCGGAAGGAAATCCTACTTCTAGTTATGCACCGTTTGCACGATCAGGGAATAAATTCTATATTCTTGTTTCGTTTATGGCTCGTCATACGAAGAATTTAAAAGAAGTTGGTAAAGTTTCAGCCATGTTTGTTGAAGATGAATCAGAAACCAATCAGATTTATGCGCGTCACCGATTGACATTGGATGTTTCTACAAAAGAAATCGCAAGGGATACACCAGAGTGGGAAGAAGGAGTTTCAAAATTACAAGCTGCTCATGGAAAGATTTTAGATATTTTAGTTGGAATGCAGGATTTTATTATGATTGAATTAACTACAATCAAAGGGGCTTATGTAAATGGCTTTGGAAGTGCATACTTTGTAGATGAGAACTTGGAAATTCTTCAGCATAGAAATGATATTAATCACCAACCGGTGGAGAAGTCTTCGAATTAA
- the pepT gene encoding peptidase T has translation MKKNSTSMKNSPYSVEERFVRYVQIDTTADPNSPSFPSSEKQKDLSHLLVKELKALGIEDAESDQWGYVYATIPATSAKENIPTICFCSHMDTAPDCSGTNVKPIIHRNYTGAPITLPDDPTQIITTEKHAYLKEKIGDDLITASGLTLLGADDKAGVAIIMDLAEQLMKKKDIPHGKIRILFTPDEEVGRGVEQLDMEKLCADFGYTLDSGELGAIEDESFSADAMTFVITGVSAHPGYAKGKMVHAMKVASAFVDALPKDEWSPESTRDREGFVHPTAITGGLEEVTVSFIIRDHITAKLSEYETRLEGILKETITKFPGATYTSKVTEQYRNMKEIIQDVPFVTNYAIEAMENAGITPKPTIIRGGTDGSRMSFMGLPCPNIFTGEMAIHSRHEYVSIQDMQKAVDTLVELVQIWEKH, from the coding sequence ATGAAAAAAAATAGTACATCTATGAAAAACTCTCCATATTCAGTAGAAGAACGTTTTGTGCGCTATGTACAAATTGATACTACTGCAGATCCTAATTCACCTTCTTTTCCTTCCAGTGAGAAACAAAAAGATCTTTCTCATTTATTAGTGAAAGAATTGAAGGCATTGGGAATAGAAGATGCTGAATCGGATCAGTGGGGGTATGTGTATGCAACGATTCCTGCTACATCGGCAAAAGAGAATATTCCGACGATTTGTTTTTGTTCGCACATGGATACTGCTCCAGATTGTTCAGGAACAAACGTAAAACCAATTATTCACCGCAATTATACAGGTGCGCCGATTACACTTCCAGATGATCCGACTCAAATTATTACAACTGAAAAACACGCGTATTTAAAAGAGAAAATCGGTGATGACTTAATTACTGCTTCTGGCTTGACTTTACTTGGAGCAGATGACAAAGCAGGAGTGGCAATTATCATGGATTTGGCGGAACAATTGATGAAGAAGAAGGATATTCCTCATGGGAAAATTCGTATTCTGTTTACTCCAGATGAAGAAGTTGGAAGAGGGGTAGAACAATTGGACATGGAAAAGCTGTGTGCTGATTTTGGTTATACCTTGGATTCTGGAGAATTGGGAGCTATTGAAGACGAATCTTTTTCTGCAGATGCTATGACTTTTGTAATTACAGGAGTGAGTGCACATCCTGGTTACGCAAAAGGAAAAATGGTTCATGCCATGAAAGTTGCAAGTGCATTTGTAGATGCATTGCCAAAAGATGAATGGTCGCCCGAAAGTACAAGAGATAGAGAAGGTTTTGTTCATCCAACAGCTATTACCGGTGGATTGGAAGAAGTAACGGTAAGTTTTATTATTCGAGATCACATTACAGCCAAGCTTTCAGAGTATGAAACACGTTTGGAAGGGATTTTGAAAGAAACTATCACCAAATTCCCTGGAGCAACTTATACTTCAAAAGTGACGGAGCAATACCGTAATATGAAAGAGATCATTCAAGATGTTCCTTTCGTTACCAATTATGCCATCGAAGCAATGGAAAATGCTGGAATCACTCCAAAACCAACAATTATTCGAGGAGGAACAGATGGTTCGCGTATGTCTTTCATGGGCTTACCATGTCCGAATATTTTCACTGGAGAAATGGCCATTCACAGCCGACACGAGTATGTGAGTATTCAGGATATGCAGAAGGCGGTGGATACTTTAGTAGAATTGGTACAGATTTGGGAGAAACACTGA
- a CDS encoding aminotransferase class V-fold PLP-dependent enzyme, producing the protein MEESENILYNNLKEAFMLREDITFFNFGSFGACPKPIFEEYQRFQRELEYEPVQFIVNKGPEYMKESRVRLAEYLTCDSDDLVYVPNPTYAVNIVARSLDLKAGDEVLSTNIEYGACDRTWDFYCAEKGAKYIKQTISLPLTSKEAFLSDFWKGFSDKTRLVFLSQITSATGLILPVKEICEEAKRRGVLVFIDGAHVPGHIPLNLTELNADFYTGACHKWMLTPKGSSFLHVKSEHQKQLDPLVVSWGYKSDFPSQSQFLDYHQFNGTRDFSAYLTIPKAIAFMKWNNWLGEAEDCRILVQKWLPRLCELVGSKPLAPVTDEFIGQMGSIPVECDNPIDLKNILYNEFKIEIPVMVQNGQAYIRFSINVFNTEEDLVRLENALKDLKERKLIF; encoded by the coding sequence ATGGAAGAATCAGAAAACATCTTGTACAACAATCTGAAAGAAGCGTTTATGCTTCGTGAAGACATTACCTTTTTTAATTTTGGTTCTTTTGGTGCTTGTCCAAAGCCGATTTTTGAAGAGTATCAGCGTTTTCAGCGTGAATTGGAGTACGAACCTGTTCAGTTTATTGTAAACAAAGGTCCTGAATATATGAAAGAGAGTCGGGTTCGATTGGCAGAATACTTGACTTGCGATTCGGATGACTTGGTATATGTTCCGAATCCAACGTATGCAGTGAATATTGTTGCTCGTTCTCTGGATTTGAAAGCTGGAGATGAGGTGTTGAGTACAAATATTGAATACGGTGCTTGCGATAGAACTTGGGATTTTTATTGCGCAGAGAAAGGTGCGAAATACATCAAACAAACCATTTCATTGCCTTTGACTTCGAAAGAGGCGTTTTTAAGCGATTTCTGGAAGGGTTTTAGCGATAAAACGAGATTGGTATTTCTTTCACAAATAACATCGGCTACGGGGTTAATTTTACCTGTAAAAGAGATTTGCGAGGAAGCGAAGCGAAGAGGAGTATTGGTTTTTATTGACGGGGCTCATGTTCCAGGACATATTCCGCTAAATCTCACAGAGCTAAATGCTGATTTTTATACAGGTGCTTGCCATAAATGGATGTTAACTCCTAAAGGTTCAAGCTTTTTACATGTGAAATCGGAACATCAAAAACAATTAGATCCGTTGGTTGTGAGTTGGGGTTATAAATCTGATTTTCCAAGTCAATCACAGTTTTTGGACTATCATCAATTCAATGGAACGCGCGATTTTTCTGCTTATCTGACGATTCCGAAGGCCATTGCATTTATGAAATGGAATAATTGGTTAGGAGAAGCTGAAGATTGTAGGATTCTCGTTCAAAAGTGGCTTCCAAGATTGTGTGAGTTGGTTGGTTCTAAACCTTTGGCTCCAGTAACGGATGAATTTATTGGTCAAATGGGAAGTATTCCTGTAGAATGCGACAATCCAATTGACTTGAAGAACATTCTCTACAACGAATTCAAAATTGAAATTCCAGTGATGGTGCAGAACGGACAAGCGTATATTCGTTTTTCGATCAATGTGTTTAATACGGAAGAGGATTTGGTGAGATTGGAAAATGCACTGAAAGATTTAAAGGAACGCAAATTAATTTTTTAA
- a CDS encoding shikimate kinase, whose protein sequence is MEERKDGKQHIFLIGFMGSGKSTVGELLAERLSLPFIDSDREIEKSEGKSIDEIFSREGEKAFRDMELNFLVELKGLKPSVVSLGGGLPAINGALELMHQFGLVIYLNTSLLTLIQRLKNEKDLRPLLKDLSDAEFHPFVEDLLSQRVHFYKQAKLIMPNERNSPIELVDKLTKELNKLNY, encoded by the coding sequence ATGGAAGAACGCAAAGATGGGAAGCAACATATCTTCCTAATCGGTTTCATGGGAAGCGGTAAATCTACCGTTGGTGAATTACTTGCTGAAAGATTGAGCTTGCCCTTTATTGATTCAGATAGAGAAATTGAAAAGTCGGAAGGGAAGTCGATTGACGAAATTTTTTCAAGAGAAGGAGAGAAAGCTTTTCGAGATATGGAGCTTAATTTTTTAGTTGAATTAAAGGGGTTAAAACCATCTGTTGTTTCTCTAGGAGGAGGGCTTCCTGCAATTAATGGAGCTCTTGAATTAATGCATCAATTTGGATTAGTTATTTATTTGAATACGAGTTTATTGACATTGATTCAGCGATTAAAAAATGAGAAAGACTTACGACCTTTGTTAAAAGATTTAAGCGATGCTGAATTTCACCCATTTGTGGAAGATTTATTGAGTCAGCGGGTACATTTTTACAAGCAAGCAAAACTCATTATGCCAAATGAACGAAATTCACCTATTGAATTAGTTGATAAATTAACAAAAGAATTAAATAAACTTAATTATTAG
- a CDS encoding transglutaminase-like domain-containing protein, whose protein sequence is MNEYLSKEKWNEYLVETEQMNFSSPEVQAFIQTIPRFPDSVSQAVAIYETVRDSFLYDPYHLDLRPEFLKASIVANKNRAWCVEKSLLAAACFRFFGYPARLGFGIVKNHIGVEKLKSYLKRDEIVFHGYVGIWLEGKWSKCTPAFDPRICKLSGVPLLEWDGRSDSLFQAYVENTQFMEYIHFYGEFEDVPFKLMHAEMQKYYPDLFENPIASKAFSFHFDPKFVSI, encoded by the coding sequence ATGAATGAGTATCTATCCAAGGAAAAATGGAATGAATATTTGGTTGAAACGGAGCAAATGAACTTTTCTAGCCCAGAAGTTCAAGCCTTCATACAAACGATTCCGCGTTTTCCGGATTCAGTTTCACAGGCAGTAGCGATTTATGAAACTGTCCGCGATTCATTTTTATATGATCCATATCACTTGGATTTGCGACCAGAATTCTTGAAAGCGAGTATTGTAGCTAATAAAAACAGAGCTTGGTGTGTTGAAAAATCACTTTTGGCGGCTGCTTGTTTTCGTTTTTTTGGTTACCCAGCCAGATTGGGTTTTGGTATTGTGAAAAATCATATTGGAGTAGAAAAACTAAAATCCTATTTGAAAAGGGATGAAATTGTTTTTCATGGCTATGTGGGAATTTGGCTTGAAGGAAAATGGAGTAAATGTACGCCTGCTTTCGATCCTCGGATTTGTAAGTTAAGCGGAGTTCCTTTGTTAGAGTGGGATGGAAGGAGTGATTCTCTTTTTCAGGCATATGTTGAAAATACTCAGTTTATGGAGTACATCCATTTTTATGGTGAATTTGAGGATGTTCCTTTTAAGCTGATGCATGCCGAAATGCAAAAGTATTATCCTGATTTGTTTGAAAATCCAATTGCTTCTAAAGCATTCTCATTTCATTTTGATCCAAAATTTGTATCAATCTAA
- a CDS encoding SpoIIE family protein phosphatase — translation MKKSLVVVLGGFGFVLLVFASFSWYFNQRIHEKQSLLIKLDNLSSQIQEHKDWMEEITNQRFWYDSVAKNEQEYRRKNSFTHENIRLKLNDIFSESNQNQVLIGQSLNNIQLIEDRILNDVAKIGFKEYGYIGKMREVIHNLEEEFPQFDQQILSLRRHEKDYIMRNDENYAKSLHAEIELWKLRKDYPAQLNQYLQYFDSVRSRMQLLFAIQKNNHYSTWTANMTTVQSNLRQLRGRIIQESYDLSNDSLKIQYIISGIAFLALIIGSIYIIRNISVQVSRLQKSMNDFIASNYQSDETITHQLPKNEIGQISIHFLKMARKIKWDLHLLEDRVMRRTIALHEKNVQLEKQHTEMMDSLRYAQKLQESLLVSRKQLAQHFEQAHIHYTPKNLVGGDFYWMKNFRENGSDKILFALADCTGHGVPGALLSVLGMNTLDELFADGIRKPNELLDSLRKTILRRISSSEEQRMDGMDIAIFCFDKRSRELHFAGAQMPLWIVRNSEVIELNGERVPIGFTYMNHLEFKSQYLTLEEDDKLVVFTDGIVDQFGMESNKKFGKKQLRYILSRSLNNQSSSVLYNRLMNQFAFWKGEGEQTDDCTFLILEPKFVKVRNSKLELPISNGKVEV, via the coding sequence ATGAAAAAATCGTTGGTGGTAGTCCTTGGTGGATTTGGATTCGTGTTGTTGGTATTTGCTTCTTTCTCATGGTATTTCAACCAGAGAATTCATGAAAAACAAAGTCTTTTAATTAAACTTGATAATCTTTCCTCACAAATTCAGGAACATAAAGATTGGATGGAAGAAATTACCAATCAACGATTTTGGTACGATTCTGTTGCTAAGAATGAGCAAGAATATCGACGTAAAAACAGCTTTACTCATGAAAATATTCGACTAAAGTTAAACGATATTTTCTCTGAAAGTAATCAAAATCAAGTACTTATAGGTCAAAGTCTCAATAATATTCAACTCATTGAAGACCGTATTTTAAACGATGTAGCAAAAATAGGATTCAAAGAATATGGATACATCGGTAAAATGAGAGAGGTCATCCACAATTTAGAAGAAGAATTCCCTCAGTTTGACCAACAAATATTGAGTTTACGCAGACATGAAAAGGATTACATCATGCGTAATGATGAGAATTATGCCAAATCGCTCCATGCCGAAATCGAACTGTGGAAACTAAGAAAGGATTATCCTGCTCAATTGAATCAGTATTTACAGTATTTTGATTCGGTTCGAAGTCGCATGCAACTCTTGTTTGCAATCCAAAAAAACAATCACTATTCTACTTGGACTGCAAATATGACTACCGTTCAATCCAATTTACGTCAATTGAGAGGTCGAATTATTCAAGAGTCGTACGATTTATCCAATGATTCACTTAAAATTCAATACATCATCTCTGGAATTGCTTTTTTAGCTTTAATTATTGGTAGTATCTACATCATTAGAAACATTAGTGTCCAAGTCAGTAGATTACAAAAAAGTATGAACGACTTTATTGCTTCCAATTACCAATCGGATGAAACTATTACGCACCAATTACCGAAGAATGAAATTGGTCAAATAAGTATTCATTTCCTGAAAATGGCTCGTAAAATCAAATGGGATCTGCATTTATTGGAAGACCGAGTGATGCGAAGAACCATTGCATTGCATGAGAAAAATGTGCAATTGGAAAAACAACATACTGAAATGATGGATAGCTTGCGCTACGCTCAAAAATTGCAAGAATCACTTCTGGTTTCCAGAAAACAATTAGCCCAACATTTCGAACAAGCTCATATCCATTATACTCCCAAAAATTTAGTGGGGGGTGATTTTTATTGGATGAAAAATTTCCGAGAAAATGGAAGCGATAAAATTTTATTTGCACTGGCCGATTGCACTGGACATGGTGTTCCTGGAGCATTGTTGAGCGTACTAGGAATGAATACTTTGGATGAATTATTCGCTGATGGAATTCGAAAACCCAATGAACTTCTTGATTCCTTGCGAAAAACAATTCTTCGAAGAATCAGTTCTAGCGAAGAACAACGGATGGACGGAATGGATATCGCTATTTTTTGTTTCGATAAACGCAGTCGGGAATTACATTTCGCAGGTGCACAGATGCCTTTATGGATTGTTCGAAATTCTGAAGTAATTGAATTGAATGGTGAACGCGTTCCAATAGGATTTACCTATATGAATCATTTGGAATTTAAATCGCAATACCTGACACTTGAAGAAGACGACAAATTAGTTGTTTTCACCGATGGAATCGTGGATCAATTTGGAATGGAATCCAATAAGAAATTTGGAAAGAAGCAACTGCGCTATATCTTATCTCGTTCATTGAACAACCAATCCAGCAGTGTTTTATACAACCGACTCATGAATCAGTTTGCTTTCTGGAAGGGAGAAGGCGAACAAACGGATGACTGCACATTTTTAATTTTGGAACCCAAATTCGTAAAAGTGAGAAACTCGAAATTAGAACTACCTATTTCGAATGGGAAAGTAGAGGTTTAA
- a CDS encoding M61 family metallopeptidase → MKSVLLLLSLGIVGILNAQKIHYNLGMSKPQNHYFEVEMEISEFKATELTVKMPVWAPGSYLVREFSKNVNLVRAFDEKGAELKVGKTSKNAWKITTGKAKKVNVQYEVYAFELSVRTSFLDLTHGFVSSSGVFCYLDGYKDKPGTITVQPYKDFKVITTPLEKAEVQKDGEGAQTFQFPNYDILVDSPFEIGNQEVFSFKVGETNHRVALYGGGNYDIDELKVGMSRIITAENDVFAGKNPNKNYTFIVHNVVNGQGGLEHLNSCVLSVNRWTYGNGYKDFLSLVAHEYFHLWNVKRIRPIQLGPFNYDEENYTSLLWVMEGFTSYYDELLLVRAGYYTKEEYLRKLQGTLNYVEGSVGSRVQPVAHSSYDAWIKGYRPNENSANTTMTYYSRGGILAAYLDATIIDKFNGSKCLDHFMQYLYEEFYIKKNRGFTEQEFQDALEKFLGQDMDYFFDKYVNGTEIPNYQEVFAKIGLDVTYTGKSVTSFGASLSQEGGNCIVKSIRAGSSAESAGLSVGDEVLAADNQRVDNAALESYIAGIGEGETCKLLIARDELVMELTMTMSLYERPSFKLTPIGTANAKFDYWLRAI, encoded by the coding sequence ATGAAGTCAGTATTACTTTTATTATCACTCGGAATAGTCGGAATTCTTAACGCACAAAAAATTCATTACAATTTAGGAATGTCAAAGCCTCAGAACCATTATTTTGAGGTTGAAATGGAAATTTCGGAATTCAAAGCGACCGAATTAACGGTTAAAATGCCAGTCTGGGCACCTGGTTCTTACTTGGTTCGTGAGTTTTCTAAAAATGTGAATCTCGTTCGTGCATTTGATGAAAAGGGAGCAGAATTAAAAGTTGGAAAGACTTCTAAAAATGCATGGAAAATTACAACTGGAAAAGCGAAAAAAGTGAATGTTCAATACGAAGTATATGCCTTTGAATTGTCTGTTCGAACAAGCTTTTTGGATTTGACTCACGGATTTGTATCTAGTTCAGGTGTGTTTTGTTATTTAGATGGATACAAAGATAAACCAGGAACAATAACTGTACAGCCTTATAAAGATTTTAAAGTAATAACGACTCCTTTGGAAAAAGCGGAGGTGCAAAAAGATGGAGAAGGGGCACAAACATTTCAGTTCCCGAATTACGATATTCTAGTTGACTCTCCTTTTGAAATTGGAAATCAAGAAGTTTTTTCCTTTAAAGTAGGCGAAACGAATCACCGTGTGGCTTTATATGGTGGGGGAAATTACGATATTGATGAGTTGAAAGTAGGTATGTCTCGTATTATCACCGCTGAAAATGATGTTTTTGCTGGGAAAAACCCGAATAAAAATTATACATTCATCGTTCACAATGTGGTGAATGGACAAGGAGGATTAGAGCATTTGAATTCGTGTGTTTTGAGTGTAAACCGCTGGACTTATGGAAATGGGTACAAGGATTTTCTTTCATTAGTTGCACATGAATATTTTCACTTATGGAATGTAAAACGGATTCGTCCAATTCAATTAGGACCATTTAATTACGACGAAGAAAATTATACCTCCTTGTTATGGGTAATGGAAGGTTTCACGTCGTATTACGATGAATTATTGCTTGTGAGAGCTGGATATTATACCAAAGAAGAATATTTGAGAAAACTACAAGGTACTTTGAATTATGTGGAGGGCTCTGTTGGATCAAGGGTTCAGCCTGTTGCACATTCTAGTTATGACGCTTGGATTAAAGGGTATCGTCCGAATGAAAACAGTGCAAATACAACTATGACTTATTATTCAAGAGGTGGAATTTTAGCTGCATATTTGGATGCGACAATTATCGATAAATTCAATGGTTCGAAGTGCTTGGATCATTTTATGCAGTATTTATACGAGGAATTTTACATCAAAAAGAATCGTGGATTTACGGAGCAAGAATTTCAAGATGCATTGGAGAAATTCCTGGGTCAAGACATGGATTATTTCTTCGATAAGTATGTAAATGGTACAGAGATTCCTAACTACCAGGAGGTTTTTGCTAAAATTGGTTTGGATGTAACATACACAGGGAAATCGGTAACATCATTTGGAGCATCACTTTCGCAGGAAGGAGGAAATTGCATCGTGAAATCTATTCGTGCTGGAAGTTCAGCTGAATCTGCTGGGTTAAGCGTTGGAGATGAAGTTCTAGCTGCCGATAATCAACGTGTTGACAATGCAGCATTGGAAAGTTATATTGCTGGTATTGGCGAAGGAGAAACGTGTAAATTACTAATCGCACGTGATGAATTAGTGATGGAATTGACAATGACAATGAGTTTATACGAAAGACCATCATTCAAACTAACTCCAATTGGAACAGCAAATGCCAAATTCGATTATTGGTTGCGGGCGATTTAA